One genomic segment of Pandoraea sputorum includes these proteins:
- a CDS encoding SRPBCC family protein, translated as MSNSIRLPVRERVPMKRVFLFLLGAVAIVALLSLLPLPFERQTHVVTVVTLRAPPQAVYDYVTTPANWPKWHPASLAVQGMTDHPLTVGEEVAEEFRLAGRHGILHWKVVEAKPPFEWRIEGEVNRRPSGAVRYTLTPDGTGTRFKRDFMYRTPNLLFLILDPVFIGPRMRAESAQGAKQLEQMFEALAPGIPSPASVPDAASSAGQ; from the coding sequence ATGTCGAACTCGATTCGCCTCCCGGTGCGTGAGCGCGTGCCGATGAAGCGAGTCTTCCTGTTCCTGCTCGGGGCGGTGGCCATCGTCGCCCTGCTGTCTTTGTTGCCCCTGCCGTTCGAGCGCCAGACGCATGTCGTCACTGTGGTCACGCTGCGTGCCCCGCCGCAAGCCGTCTACGACTACGTGACGACGCCGGCGAACTGGCCGAAATGGCACCCCGCATCGCTCGCCGTGCAAGGCATGACCGATCATCCGCTGACGGTCGGGGAGGAAGTGGCCGAAGAGTTCCGGCTCGCGGGACGTCACGGCATCCTTCACTGGAAGGTCGTGGAGGCGAAGCCGCCGTTCGAGTGGCGCATCGAAGGAGAGGTCAACCGACGGCCCTCGGGTGCAGTGCGTTACACGCTGACGCCGGACGGCACGGGTACGCGCTTCAAGCGCGACTTTATGTATCGCACCCCGAATCTGCTGTTTCTGATTCTCGATCCTGTCTTTATCGGCCCGCGCATGCGTGCCGAGTCCGCGCAGGGGGCCAAGCAGCTTGAGCAGATGTTCGAGGCGCTCGCACCGGGCATACCGTCACCGGCATCTGTGCCGGACGCCGCTAGCAGCGCGGGGCAGTAG
- the ybgC gene encoding tol-pal system-associated acyl-CoA thioesterase, with translation MRGMADFDTCWSIRVYYEDTDAGGVVFYANYLKFFERARTEWLRSLGIEQLELARNTGMIFIVRATALDYLSPARLDDLVVIKSRIERIGGASVDFLQEAWRDAPDGSSELLARGSIKIGCVAADTLRPGKIPAHVRLAMQSAARTAQALADAVAPSAAA, from the coding sequence ATGCGCGGCATGGCTGATTTTGATACCTGTTGGTCAATTCGCGTTTACTACGAGGACACGGACGCCGGAGGCGTCGTCTTCTACGCCAACTATCTGAAATTCTTCGAACGGGCCCGAACCGAGTGGCTCCGTTCGCTCGGCATCGAGCAACTTGAACTGGCCCGCAATACCGGAATGATCTTTATTGTGCGCGCCACGGCACTCGATTATCTGAGTCCTGCCCGGCTCGACGATCTCGTCGTCATCAAAAGCCGCATCGAACGTATTGGCGGCGCCTCCGTCGACTTCCTTCAGGAAGCGTGGCGCGACGCCCCCGACGGCAGCAGCGAACTGTTGGCGCGCGGCAGCATCAAAATCGGCTGCGTGGCCGCAGACACGTTGCGCCCAGGCAAGATTCCCGCGCACGTGCGCCTCGCCATGCAATCGGCAGCCAGGACGGCTCAAGCCTTAGCGGATGCAGTTGCCCCATCGGCAGCCGCCTGA
- a CDS encoding glycine cleavage system protein R, whose amino-acid sequence MTTSLILNVIGPDRPGLVNAIADRATAAGANWLESRLANLAGQFAGIIHLQVPDEHTETLTKALHALQTHGLQISVTRAQSAAADPGARVLQLDLVGQDHPGIVKEISHVLFTRGISIDELATECVEGSMSGGTLFRATARLHVPASVSTDALREVLESLADDLMVDVELDSPPGA is encoded by the coding sequence ATGACGACGTCCCTGATTCTCAACGTGATCGGTCCGGATCGCCCGGGTCTGGTCAATGCGATCGCCGATCGCGCCACCGCCGCCGGTGCCAACTGGCTGGAAAGCCGTCTCGCCAATCTTGCCGGCCAGTTCGCCGGCATCATCCATCTTCAGGTCCCCGACGAGCACACGGAAACGCTCACCAAAGCGCTACACGCGCTTCAGACGCACGGCCTGCAAATCTCCGTCACCCGCGCGCAAAGTGCCGCCGCCGATCCGGGCGCGCGCGTGCTTCAGCTCGATCTAGTCGGACAGGACCATCCGGGCATCGTCAAGGAAATCTCGCACGTGTTATTCACGCGCGGCATCTCCATCGACGAACTCGCCACAGAGTGTGTCGAGGGCTCGATGTCCGGCGGCACACTGTTTCGTGCGACAGCGCGCCTGCACGTGCCTGCGAGCGTAAGCACCGATGCATTGCGTGAGGTTCTGGAAAGTCTGGCCGACGACCTGATGGTCGATGTCGAACTCGATTCGCCTCCCGGTGCGTGA
- the tolB gene encoding Tol-Pal system beta propeller repeat protein TolB: protein MRISSQYAWRALVATWLTAACTIAHAQTPLTVDITGVGSNRYPIAVSTFKGTAPTDIVAVVKADLSNSGRFNQIDTGGATVGVDDSVDLGTWRAKGANAFVSGTITPAGNGNFQVSFRLYDAVNGQPLGGLALTSSQANLRLTAHKIADYIYQKLLGDRGVFATRLSYVLHNGPNYQLQISDSDGQDARVALNSREPIISPAWSPDGTKVAYVSFEKRKPVVYIHDLPSGRRAVLANERGNNSAPSWSPDGSKLAVALSRDGNTQIYQVNANGGGLKRLSRSGAIDTEPQYSPDGKWIYFTSDRGGGPQIYKMPAGGESEGGAQRVTFKGSYNVSPRISPDGKLLAFIARQGGGFKLSVQDMSTGDVTALTDTSHDESPSFAANGKYILYATQSGGRKVLAAVSVDGQTRQILQVRGGEVREPSWGPFMQ, encoded by the coding sequence ATGCGAATCTCCAGTCAATATGCATGGCGTGCGCTGGTGGCCACCTGGCTCACCGCGGCTTGCACGATCGCCCATGCGCAGACACCGCTGACCGTCGACATTACGGGCGTCGGCTCCAACCGTTACCCGATCGCCGTGTCGACTTTCAAAGGCACGGCGCCGACGGATATCGTCGCCGTCGTCAAGGCCGACCTGAGCAACAGCGGTCGCTTCAATCAGATCGATACGGGTGGCGCCACCGTTGGTGTGGACGATTCGGTCGATCTCGGCACGTGGCGCGCCAAGGGCGCGAACGCTTTCGTCTCCGGCACCATCACGCCGGCAGGCAACGGCAACTTCCAGGTCAGCTTCCGTCTTTACGATGCCGTGAACGGCCAGCCGCTTGGCGGTCTGGCGCTGACGTCGTCGCAAGCCAACCTGCGCCTGACTGCACACAAGATCGCCGACTACATCTACCAGAAGTTGCTGGGCGATCGCGGTGTGTTCGCCACGCGTCTGTCGTACGTGCTGCATAACGGCCCGAACTACCAGTTGCAGATTTCCGACTCCGACGGTCAGGACGCGCGCGTTGCCCTGAACAGCCGCGAGCCGATCATCTCGCCGGCCTGGTCGCCGGACGGCACCAAGGTCGCTTACGTCTCCTTCGAGAAGCGCAAGCCGGTCGTGTACATCCACGATCTGCCGAGCGGCCGTCGTGCCGTGCTGGCCAACGAGCGTGGCAACAACTCGGCACCGTCGTGGTCGCCGGACGGCAGCAAGCTGGCCGTGGCCCTCTCGCGCGACGGCAACACGCAGATCTATCAGGTCAACGCCAATGGCGGTGGCCTCAAACGTCTGTCGCGCAGCGGCGCGATCGACACCGAACCGCAGTATTCCCCGGACGGCAAATGGATTTACTTCACGAGCGATCGTGGCGGTGGTCCGCAAATCTACAAGATGCCGGCCGGTGGCGAGAGCGAAGGCGGCGCGCAGCGCGTGACCTTCAAGGGGAGTTACAACGTCAGCCCGCGAATCAGTCCCGACGGCAAGTTGCTCGCGTTCATCGCGCGTCAGGGTGGCGGATTCAAGCTGAGCGTGCAGGATATGAGCACTGGCGATGTTACGGCTCTGACCGACACCAGCCACGACGAGTCACCGAGTTTTGCCGCGAACGGCAAGTACATTCTTTATGCAACGCAGTCCGGAGGCCGAAAGGTTCTCGCGGCAGTCTCGGTGGACGGGCAAACCCGGCAGATTCTTCAGGTTCGAGGAGGGGAAGTTCGCGAACCCTCCTGGGGCCCTTTCATGCAATAA
- a CDS encoding phosphatase PAP2 family protein, translated as MTELAPNAAPGTPPAAATSTPCLRTAWFSALACLLLALVAIPWIDRPVVDFAHAHTQGTRWIQHIAELPSPLFVLAWPTFLIVGAVLFWRRKLPSWAVTLWLAAGAVGVGSLAKQALKFVFGRTWPATWIHENPSYLRDGVFEFRFFGGNSAAFASFPSGHLTVILAFTTVLALRHRVLRAPCAIAIGLTAFGQLAAAYHWTSDALAGAALGIAVGSLFVMAWQHWQADHRA; from the coding sequence ATGACCGAACTCGCTCCGAACGCCGCCCCCGGCACCCCGCCCGCCGCTGCCACTTCGACGCCCTGTCTGCGCACTGCATGGTTCAGCGCGCTGGCCTGCCTGCTGCTCGCCCTCGTCGCAATTCCCTGGATCGACCGCCCAGTTGTCGACTTCGCGCATGCGCACACCCAAGGCACTCGCTGGATTCAGCACATCGCAGAGTTGCCTTCGCCGTTGTTCGTGTTGGCTTGGCCGACGTTTCTAATCGTCGGCGCGGTGTTGTTCTGGCGTCGCAAGCTGCCGTCGTGGGCCGTCACGTTGTGGCTCGCGGCAGGCGCAGTCGGCGTTGGCAGTCTGGCCAAGCAAGCATTGAAATTCGTCTTCGGACGCACCTGGCCTGCCACGTGGATCCATGAGAACCCATCGTATTTGCGCGACGGCGTTTTCGAATTCCGGTTCTTTGGCGGCAACAGCGCGGCCTTCGCATCGTTTCCCTCCGGTCACCTCACCGTGATTCTCGCGTTCACGACCGTACTCGCCCTGCGTCATCGCGTGCTTCGCGCGCCATGCGCCATCGCCATCGGACTGACGGCCTTCGGGCAACTCGCCGCCGCCTATCACTGGACGAGCGACGCGCTCGCCGGGGCCGCCCTTGGCATCGCCGTCGGTTCGCTCTTCGTCATGGCCTGGCAGCACTGGCAGGCAGACCATCGCGCCTGA
- a CDS encoding phosphoribosyltransferase, whose product MSAVASFLDRAAAGNALAEVLATHALLSRCAPPLVLAIPRGGVPVALPIARQLNGTLDVLLAHKLRAPHQAELAVGAVDEFGGIFLADHALSLGATGTYLSHESARQRALIQQRRQAYTPGRGAPHVAGRPVVIVDDGIATGATMTAALRAMRRLGATPLVACAPVGARDAIARLSALADAVVCLETPQPFYAVSVAYSDFVQTDDATVIALLAMAADRP is encoded by the coding sequence ATGTCTGCCGTAGCCTCGTTTCTCGATCGTGCCGCCGCAGGCAATGCGCTGGCCGAAGTGCTCGCCACGCACGCGTTGCTGTCGCGCTGCGCACCTCCCCTTGTGCTCGCCATCCCGCGTGGCGGGGTGCCGGTCGCTCTGCCGATCGCACGCCAATTGAATGGCACGCTCGACGTGTTGCTCGCGCACAAGCTGCGAGCGCCCCATCAGGCCGAACTCGCAGTCGGCGCAGTCGACGAATTCGGCGGCATCTTTCTCGCCGACCACGCGCTCTCGCTCGGCGCAACCGGCACGTATCTCTCGCATGAGAGTGCGCGTCAGCGCGCGTTGATTCAGCAGCGGCGTCAGGCCTATACGCCGGGACGCGGCGCACCGCACGTCGCGGGTCGCCCCGTCGTCATCGTTGACGACGGCATTGCGACGGGCGCCACGATGACGGCTGCGTTGCGCGCGATGCGACGACTGGGCGCGACGCCGCTCGTGGCGTGCGCACCGGTCGGCGCACGCGACGCCATCGCGCGTCTGAGCGCGCTGGCCGACGCCGTCGTCTGTCTGGAAACGCCGCAGCCGTTCTATGCGGTCAGCGTGGCGTACAGCGATTTCGTGCAGACGGACGACGCGACCGTCATAGCCTTGCTCGCGATGGCGGCGGATCGTCCTTGA
- a CDS encoding IclR family transcriptional regulator, which translates to MSNQSNAAAVRAFRILEILSASGAPMTLAEIVAAIGLPKQTVHRILKQLEAAWLVTREAGSRHYEPSSRVRAMAINALMHLGPAAARHAVLQQLVDKLGETCNLSMLSGDDLVYLDRVETDWSRQLKLSPGSRVPLHCTASGKLLLAFLPRARREKLIAHLPLRPRAENTITDLEDLRHELVETRKRRVGTNNEEHVPGMIAVAVPVMLDRNRACAAIAVQASAQHCTLEKLMTFLPELQNAAETMAATFNE; encoded by the coding sequence ATGAGCAATCAGTCGAACGCCGCGGCCGTCCGCGCATTTCGTATTCTCGAAATCCTCAGCGCCTCAGGCGCGCCGATGACACTCGCGGAGATCGTTGCCGCGATCGGTCTGCCCAAGCAGACGGTGCATCGCATCCTCAAACAACTCGAAGCCGCGTGGCTCGTGACCCGTGAAGCGGGTAGCCGTCACTACGAGCCGTCGTCGCGTGTGCGTGCCATGGCCATCAATGCCCTGATGCACCTGGGGCCGGCGGCGGCGCGTCATGCCGTGCTTCAGCAACTGGTCGACAAGCTCGGTGAGACCTGCAATCTGTCGATGCTGTCGGGCGACGACCTTGTCTATCTCGATCGTGTGGAGACCGACTGGTCGCGTCAACTCAAGCTCTCGCCCGGCTCGCGCGTGCCGCTGCACTGCACCGCCAGCGGCAAGCTGTTGCTGGCTTTCTTGCCCAGAGCGCGGCGCGAGAAGCTGATTGCGCACCTGCCGTTGCGTCCCCGTGCAGAAAACACGATCACCGATCTGGAAGATTTGCGCCACGAACTCGTCGAGACGCGCAAGCGTCGTGTCGGCACGAACAACGAAGAGCACGTGCCGGGCATGATTGCCGTCGCGGTGCCGGTGATGCTCGACCGCAACCGCGCGTGTGCGGCCATCGCCGTGCAAGCGAGCGCCCAGCACTGCACGCTCGAAAAGCTCATGACGTTCCTGCCCGAGTTGCAGAATGCCGCCGAGACGATGGCGGCGACCTTCAACGAGTAA
- the tolA gene encoding cell envelope integrity protein TolA, giving the protein MSRTVARSDLPIGPRKDERGTGRAFLLALLMHALLFALLFYGMRWQNSSPAGSEAELWTPTEVAEPTPPVVTPPPTPAPPAVAAPTPPAEDADIALQQKKRKQEQQAAEQARLLEAQQEKARQEALKQKQLAEQQAAAELARKKAAADEAARQQKLADQKKADEQKRQKEEDAKKAEQLKQQQLADAQKKADAEKKAAEDKAAKAKAAKEAAAQKAAEAARADRLASLRGMAGGTPGATGNGLGSQAGGTGSGAGGTASAGYADRVRAKVKPNIAYGGDTEGNPTAVVTVRLAPDGSVLSMQLAKSSGNPAWDAAVQAAITKSDPLPRDTNGKAPRPSTCASVQKAEYVVKRERKPSDASPFSFECGKNGPCNA; this is encoded by the coding sequence ATGAGTCGCACTGTAGCTCGCTCCGACCTTCCCATCGGTCCGCGCAAGGATGAGCGCGGCACGGGACGGGCATTCCTTCTGGCGCTGCTCATGCATGCGCTGCTGTTCGCCCTGCTCTTCTACGGCATGCGCTGGCAGAACAGCTCGCCCGCCGGTTCCGAAGCGGAATTGTGGACGCCGACCGAAGTGGCCGAACCCACGCCGCCTGTCGTGACGCCGCCGCCCACACCGGCCCCGCCGGCCGTGGCCGCGCCGACGCCACCAGCCGAAGACGCCGACATCGCCCTCCAGCAGAAAAAGCGCAAGCAGGAACAGCAAGCCGCCGAGCAGGCGCGCCTGCTCGAAGCGCAGCAGGAAAAGGCCCGTCAGGAAGCGCTCAAGCAGAAACAACTTGCCGAGCAGCAGGCTGCGGCCGAACTCGCGCGCAAGAAGGCTGCGGCGGACGAGGCGGCGCGTCAGCAGAAGCTGGCCGATCAGAAGAAAGCTGACGAACAGAAACGTCAGAAGGAAGAAGACGCCAAGAAGGCCGAACAATTGAAGCAGCAACAATTGGCAGACGCGCAGAAGAAAGCGGATGCCGAGAAGAAGGCTGCAGAAGACAAGGCTGCCAAGGCCAAGGCTGCAAAGGAAGCCGCTGCACAAAAGGCTGCGGAGGCGGCGCGAGCCGATCGTCTGGCCTCGTTGCGCGGCATGGCGGGAGGCACTCCGGGCGCGACCGGCAACGGTCTGGGCTCGCAGGCAGGCGGTACCGGCTCGGGCGCCGGCGGCACAGCATCGGCGGGTTACGCCGACCGGGTGCGCGCCAAGGTCAAGCCGAATATCGCTTATGGTGGCGACACCGAGGGCAATCCCACGGCGGTCGTGACGGTACGTCTGGCACCGGATGGCAGCGTACTGTCGATGCAACTGGCCAAGTCGAGCGGCAACCCTGCGTGGGACGCCGCCGTGCAGGCTGCCATCACCAAATCCGATCCGTTGCCGCGCGACACGAACGGCAAAGCCCCCCGACCGTCAACCTGCGCTTCAGTCCAAAAGGCTGAGTATGTTGTCAAACGGGAACGAAAACCGAGCGATGCGAGTCCATTTTCATTCGAATGTGGTAAAAATGGCCCTTGCAACGCGTAA
- the tolR gene encoding protein TolR gives MAGSMRNARRGRRAMADINVVPYIDVMLVLLVIFMVAAPLVAPSIVNLPSVANASPQQQTPPVVVNIEADNRMLVRYKDGENTIEQRMSGGDLTGFLQGRQAANPDQPVVIAADKSVRYEIVMNVMSDLKAQGVKRVGLLVKQK, from the coding sequence ATGGCAGGTTCTATGCGCAACGCTCGCCGCGGCCGTCGCGCCATGGCGGACATCAACGTCGTACCGTATATCGACGTGATGCTGGTGCTGCTCGTCATCTTCATGGTGGCTGCCCCGCTGGTCGCGCCGTCGATCGTCAATCTGCCGAGCGTCGCCAATGCGAGCCCGCAGCAGCAGACGCCGCCGGTGGTCGTCAACATCGAAGCGGACAATCGCATGCTGGTGCGTTACAAGGATGGTGAAAATACCATCGAGCAACGCATGAGCGGGGGCGATCTGACCGGTTTCCTGCAAGGCCGTCAGGCGGCGAACCCGGATCAGCCGGTCGTCATCGCCGCCGACAAGTCGGTGCGGTATGAAATCGTCATGAACGTGATGTCCGATCTCAAGGCTCAGGGCGTGAAACGCGTGGGCCTGCTCGTCAAGCAGAAATGA
- a CDS encoding NAD(P)-dependent oxidoreductase has translation MGYPMAGHLQRAGHSVTVYNRTAAKAQQWAKEYGGNAAATPAEAVRDADIVAACVGNDDDLRNVVLGEHGAFAGMKADAVFVDHTTASADVARELYAVAREKGLHFVDAPVSGGEAGAKNGVLTIMCGGDAPAFDRVSATLGAYGRAVTRIGEAGAGQLAKMVNQICIAGLVQGLSEAINFGQRAGLDMPLVLDVINKGAAASWQMDNRGQTMIDGKFDYGFAVDWMRKDLGLCLAEAQRNGVSLPVTALVDQFYGDVQALGGSRWDTSSLIHRLRVLSGKA, from the coding sequence ATGGGATACCCGATGGCTGGCCATCTGCAACGTGCCGGTCACTCGGTGACGGTCTATAACCGTACGGCGGCCAAGGCGCAGCAATGGGCCAAGGAGTATGGCGGCAATGCGGCGGCCACGCCTGCCGAGGCCGTGCGCGATGCCGACATCGTCGCCGCCTGCGTGGGCAACGACGACGACCTGCGCAACGTCGTGCTCGGTGAGCACGGCGCATTCGCGGGCATGAAGGCGGACGCCGTCTTCGTCGACCACACCACGGCCTCGGCCGATGTGGCGCGCGAGCTGTACGCCGTCGCGCGCGAGAAGGGCCTGCATTTCGTCGACGCCCCGGTCTCCGGCGGCGAAGCCGGCGCCAAGAACGGTGTGCTGACGATCATGTGCGGCGGCGACGCCCCGGCGTTCGATCGCGTGTCCGCCACGCTCGGCGCCTATGGCCGTGCCGTCACGCGCATCGGCGAAGCCGGGGCCGGTCAGTTGGCCAAAATGGTCAACCAGATCTGTATCGCAGGACTGGTGCAGGGGTTGTCGGAAGCCATCAACTTTGGTCAGCGCGCCGGGCTGGACATGCCGCTCGTGCTCGACGTCATCAATAAGGGGGCAGCGGCCAGTTGGCAGATGGACAATCGCGGTCAGACGATGATCGACGGTAAGTTCGATTACGGCTTCGCGGTGGACTGGATGCGCAAGGACCTCGGGCTGTGTCTGGCCGAAGCGCAGCGCAACGGCGTTTCGCTGCCGGTCACGGCGCTCGTCGACCAGTTCTATGGTGACGTTCAGGCTCTGGGCGGTTCGCGCTGGGACACGTCCAGCCTGATCCACCGTCTGCGCGTGTTGTCGGGCAAGGCGTAA
- a CDS encoding restriction endonuclease, whose translation MNRGFESIIDRLAREFWRAAHTREQQHAQSQLRSLAEVRALDQAQRAWEDAPAADPVASERLRLAWRQAEAAAQGARAKFEVARLARLLADGLTRDLRIPPADLRARNTPPVLDTRHLPKILAKPEWETFAPEKPGRLALAMPGASGRYEQAVAKARSEFVHAEREYEASKIRRTQGSMILQIAQQKATEAARAESARHNAAVADFEGALLRGEAAAVTGYARIVLSRSPYPEAFAQTLAAHYVENLKLLAIGYDVPTLDAAVPTALDYHYNAAEDAVQGTPAGDAIRAQAYAGALQQIMLRSLHELFAADPLRHVGAVVLNLYANDGDARVCLASVHAARADFAALVLTEGDAATHLAALGARVSARPGALQAVTPVAGVDMTQVITDADVAVDRRFNLMTLSDKDFTQVMFHLLRSHGFEGPPLVPGEQEGMLTCRAWDPHPIFGGDVVVHIFREMDRSARLELTAARAMLSEMQQIGAARGMLITTGEFDDGVEEFARDRRIELLSGHHLVFLLKENAGVEASVVVPETVDTTAALF comes from the coding sequence GTGAATCGGGGATTCGAGAGCATCATCGATCGGCTGGCGCGCGAGTTCTGGCGCGCAGCACACACGCGCGAACAGCAGCACGCACAATCGCAGTTACGCTCGCTGGCGGAAGTCCGAGCGCTGGATCAGGCGCAACGCGCCTGGGAAGACGCACCGGCCGCCGACCCGGTTGCGAGCGAGCGCTTGCGCCTGGCATGGCGGCAGGCGGAAGCCGCCGCTCAGGGCGCACGCGCGAAGTTCGAAGTGGCGCGACTGGCGCGTCTGCTTGCCGATGGACTCACCCGCGACCTGCGCATTCCTCCGGCCGATCTGCGCGCGCGCAATACGCCTCCCGTGCTTGATACGCGACATTTGCCGAAGATTCTGGCGAAGCCCGAGTGGGAGACGTTCGCGCCGGAGAAGCCGGGGCGACTGGCGCTGGCGATGCCTGGCGCGTCCGGACGCTATGAGCAGGCCGTCGCCAAGGCGCGCAGCGAGTTCGTCCACGCGGAGCGCGAATACGAAGCCTCGAAGATTCGCCGGACCCAGGGGTCGATGATCCTTCAGATTGCGCAGCAAAAGGCGACGGAAGCGGCGCGCGCCGAGAGCGCCCGTCACAACGCGGCCGTGGCCGATTTCGAAGGCGCACTGCTGCGCGGCGAGGCGGCTGCCGTGACGGGGTACGCGCGCATCGTGCTCAGCCGCAGTCCGTATCCGGAAGCGTTCGCGCAAACGCTCGCCGCACATTACGTCGAGAACCTCAAGCTGCTGGCTATCGGGTACGACGTGCCAACGCTCGACGCCGCCGTGCCGACGGCGCTCGACTATCACTACAACGCAGCGGAAGACGCCGTGCAAGGTACGCCCGCAGGTGACGCCATCCGCGCACAGGCCTATGCAGGTGCGCTGCAACAGATCATGTTGCGTTCGCTGCATGAGTTGTTCGCCGCAGATCCGCTACGACACGTGGGGGCCGTTGTCCTCAACCTGTACGCGAATGATGGCGACGCACGCGTCTGTCTCGCGAGTGTGCATGCAGCCCGCGCCGATTTCGCGGCGCTCGTGCTGACCGAAGGCGACGCCGCCACGCATCTGGCGGCGCTCGGTGCACGCGTATCGGCACGACCCGGCGCGCTGCAAGCGGTAACGCCGGTGGCAGGTGTCGATATGACGCAAGTCATCACCGATGCCGATGTGGCCGTCGATCGCCGCTTCAATCTGATGACGCTCAGTGACAAGGACTTCACGCAAGTGATGTTCCATCTGCTGCGCTCGCACGGTTTCGAAGGGCCGCCGCTGGTGCCCGGCGAACAGGAGGGCATGCTGACGTGCCGCGCATGGGACCCGCATCCGATTTTCGGCGGTGACGTCGTCGTCCACATCTTCCGCGAGATGGATCGCAGCGCCCGGCTGGAACTGACGGCGGCGCGCGCGATGCTCTCCGAGATGCAACAGATTGGTGCCGCGCGCGGCATGCTGATCACCACCGGCGAGTTCGACGACGGCGTGGAGGAGTTCGCGCGCGACCGTCGCATCGAGCTGCTCTCCGGACATCATCTCGTCTTCCTGCTCAAGGAAAATGCCGGTGTCGAAGCCAGTGTCGTCGTGCCGGAAACAGTCGATACGACTGCGGCGCTGTTCTGA
- a CDS encoding sulfite exporter TauE/SafE family protein, with translation MTADPLLPLLPLIAGACIGGFVQGLSGFAFSLVALSFWAWSLPPTLAGPLAAFCSLVGQILALRTVRRAVPLARLAPFVLCGLVGVPVGVWILRYLDPVWFRAGIGAILVVYCSILLLAAHLPRIAHGGRAADGVVGFIGGVMGGIGGLVGVVPTLWCTLRGWDKDMQRAVMQIFFIVMHTLTITLYAVQGVITAQTLHVFAIAVPSMILPTLAGAWAYKFLSDHMFRRMVLALLACSGVTLLVGTVPELLAR, from the coding sequence ATGACCGCCGATCCACTGCTTCCCCTCCTCCCGCTCATCGCCGGTGCCTGTATCGGCGGCTTCGTTCAAGGCTTGTCCGGCTTTGCGTTCAGTCTGGTGGCACTGTCCTTCTGGGCGTGGTCGCTCCCTCCCACGCTGGCCGGCCCGCTCGCCGCCTTCTGCTCGCTCGTCGGCCAGATCCTCGCGTTGCGCACAGTACGTCGGGCCGTGCCGCTGGCGCGTCTTGCACCGTTCGTGTTGTGCGGACTGGTGGGTGTTCCGGTTGGCGTGTGGATTCTGCGCTACCTCGACCCGGTGTGGTTTCGGGCGGGCATCGGCGCCATCCTCGTCGTCTATTGTTCGATCCTGTTGCTCGCGGCGCACCTGCCACGCATTGCGCACGGCGGCCGCGCGGCTGACGGCGTCGTCGGTTTCATCGGCGGGGTGATGGGTGGCATCGGGGGGCTCGTCGGCGTAGTGCCCACGCTCTGGTGCACGCTGCGCGGATGGGACAAAGACATGCAGCGCGCCGTCATGCAGATCTTTTTCATCGTGATGCACACACTCACCATCACGCTGTACGCCGTGCAGGGCGTCATCACCGCGCAGACATTGCATGTGTTCGCGATTGCCGTGCCGTCGATGATCCTGCCGACGCTCGCGGGCGCGTGGGCTTACAAGTTCCTTTCCGATCACATGTTCCGACGCATGGTGCTGGCGCTGCTGGCCTGCTCCGGCGTGACGTTGCTCGTCGGCACGGTGCCCGAGCTACTGGCGCGCTAG
- the tolQ gene encoding protein TolQ, translated as MPDQDLSIISLVMHASVLAQAVMGLLLLLSLLSWTHIFRKIFAIRRARAQTERFERDFWSGGDLQALYQSALNNRHQTGALERIFESGMREYIKASEKGLNDPHAILDGARRAMRACYQREMDSLEANLPFLASVGSVSPYIGLFGTVWGIMNAFRGLSNVQQATLANVAPGIAEALVATAIGLFAAIPAVVAYNRFATDIDRLSIRFESFVEEFSNILQRQIH; from the coding sequence ATGCCCGATCAAGACCTTTCCATCATTTCGCTGGTCATGCATGCCAGCGTGCTCGCCCAGGCAGTCATGGGCCTGCTGTTGCTGCTCTCGCTGCTCTCGTGGACGCACATCTTCCGCAAGATCTTCGCGATCCGTCGCGCGCGCGCCCAGACCGAGCGCTTCGAGCGCGACTTCTGGTCCGGCGGCGATCTTCAGGCGCTGTATCAAAGCGCGCTGAACAACCGTCACCAGACCGGTGCGCTGGAACGCATCTTCGAATCGGGCATGCGCGAATACATCAAGGCGAGCGAGAAAGGCCTGAACGATCCGCACGCCATTCTGGACGGTGCGCGGCGCGCCATGCGGGCTTGCTATCAACGTGAAATGGACTCGCTCGAAGCGAATCTGCCGTTCCTCGCGTCGGTCGGTTCGGTCAGCCCGTACATTGGTCTGTTCGGTACGGTGTGGGGTATCATGAACGCTTTCCGCGGCCTCTCGAACGTGCAACAGGCAACGCTCGCCAACGTGGCGCCGGGTATCGCGGAAGCGCTGGTGGCGACTGCCATCGGTCTGTTCGCCGCTATCCCTGCCGTGGTTGCCTACAACCGCTTCGCCACCGACATCGACCGGCTGTCGATCCGCTTCGAGAGTTTCGTCGAAGAATTCTCCAACATCCTGCAACGGCAGATTCACTAA